DNA from Exiguobacterium sibiricum 7-3:
AACTGCTTGTTGCTTTCATGAGATGACCTCCCTCCTTGAATAAGTTGTTCTTTTTTAAGACGCGTCAATTGTTTAATGGCATACTCACGTTTTAAGGCTTCCGACTTTGTTGCGAACGTTTCTGTATATTCGAGCACGACCGGCAGTCTGGCACGGGTATACTTTGCACCTTGTCCGGCATTGT
Protein-coding regions in this window:
- a CDS encoding GIY-YIG nuclease family protein → MSEHAIYIVRCRDGSLYTGYAIDVEKRLATHNAGQGAKYTRARLPVVLEYTETFATKSEALKREYAIKQLTRLKKEQLIQGGRSSHESNKQF